Proteins encoded together in one Miscanthus floridulus cultivar M001 chromosome 16, ASM1932011v1, whole genome shotgun sequence window:
- the LOC136514380 gene encoding uncharacterized protein, translating into MAAGCNCKAAIGCVDARAPVRASYVSLYKWPESDAEFVKSVAMARRQGGGGGGQESPASGGGASASAYHYYYNGSGSMRNSGELLAPVGYCRPRVVDSYSCRQMYLRSYTFSKRKETVPERTMACLGRVRERGAAVFPLFLPQRNGGSSTDAGSVGSARNRIAVARGESRVVREDDDVLGLRGSSNQQQQGRKQSRRRRRRRKKKGCAVVRRLHEASCGAVRAIFRRLLACTTSVDVADDTGAPPQP; encoded by the coding sequence ATGGCGGCCGGGTGCAACTGCAAGGCGGCCATCGGGTGCGTGGACGCGCGCGCGCCGGTGCGGGCCAGCTACGTGAGCCTGTACAAGTGGCCCGAGTCCGACGCCGAGTTCGTCAAGTCGGTGGCCATGGCGCGGcgccagggaggaggaggaggagggcaggAGAGCcccgccagcggcggcggcgctagcGCGTCAGCgtaccactactactacaacGGCAGCGGCAGCATGCGGAACAGCGGCGAGCTGCTGGCGCCGGTGGGGTACTGCAGGCCCCGAGTGGTGGACAGCTACTCGTGCCGGCAGATGTACCTCCGCAGCTACACCTTCTCCAAGAGGAAGGAGACGGTGCCGGAGCGCACCATGGCGTGCCTCGGCCGCGTCAGGGAGCGCGGCGCCGCCGTGTTCCCGCTGTTCCTCCCGCAGCGGAACGGAGGGTCGTCCACGGACGCCGGCTCGGTCGGCAGCGCCCGCAACCGCATTGCCGTTGCGCGCGGCGAGAGCAGAGTCGTCAGGGAGGACGACGACGTGCTGGGGCTCCGTGGCAGcagcaaccagcagcagcaggggaGGAAGCAGAgcaggcggcggaggaggaggaggaagaagaaggggtgcGCCGTGGTGCGGAGGCTGCATGAGGCCTCCTGCGGCGCCGTGCGCGCCATCTTCCGCCGCCTCCTCGCTTGCACCACCAGCGTCGACGTCGCCGACGACACCGGTGCGCCGCCGCAGCCGTGA